In Streptomyces sp. TS71-3, the following proteins share a genomic window:
- a CDS encoding M6 family metalloprotease domain-containing protein, with protein MQPTSRHGRRIRAPGPRGPGARRPRIPRRRTVPLAALTSLTLALTVSASTAPPAGAGRLPDPIALSRTAAIGPCMISGALGVQMSEGVPTGPGYVRSTGTVRALNLMIDFPDAPGQGRALDRLGEFFPQTRAWFRTASYGRLDYRPRAPIRHWLRMPKTFKAYGIERGAPYEPGYRGLVDDIIKKADPEVNFRAYDLVNVLMTPNAGPSALNTVLSVTFAGNRDAPVADGVPLSNASFIYSRQDDGSGSYAHTGYRVLPHENGHTFGLPDLYTRQGGGSVGHWDIMSEDWGANNDLLAWHKWKLGWLDDDQVECASASGTSEHLLTPLARTGGSKLLFVPLGGTAGLAAEVRTHAGNDEAVCRPGVLVYRVDADVDTGEGPVTVYDATRHSGGCARSPNVHAELSDATFTPGRSFRDRASRVRISVLSVDGDGNYLVRVSHQ; from the coding sequence ATGCAGCCGACCAGCCGTCACGGCCGTCGCATACGGGCCCCCGGACCCCGGGGCCCAGGGGCCCGCCGCCCGCGGATCCCTCGCCGGCGCACGGTGCCGCTCGCCGCGCTCACCTCGCTGACCCTCGCCCTCACGGTCTCGGCGAGCACGGCGCCGCCGGCCGGCGCGGGCAGGCTGCCGGACCCGATCGCCCTTTCGCGCACCGCCGCGATCGGCCCCTGCATGATCAGCGGCGCGCTCGGCGTGCAGATGTCCGAGGGCGTGCCCACCGGGCCGGGCTACGTGCGCTCCACCGGGACGGTGCGCGCGCTGAACCTGATGATCGACTTTCCTGACGCGCCGGGACAGGGCAGGGCCCTGGACCGCCTGGGCGAGTTCTTCCCGCAGACCCGCGCGTGGTTCCGCACCGCCTCGTACGGCCGCCTCGACTACCGGCCGCGCGCCCCCATCCGGCACTGGCTGCGGATGCCGAAGACCTTCAAGGCGTACGGCATCGAGCGCGGCGCCCCGTACGAGCCGGGCTACCGGGGGCTCGTCGACGACATCATCAAGAAGGCCGACCCGGAGGTGAACTTCCGGGCATACGACCTGGTCAACGTGCTGATGACACCGAACGCCGGGCCATCGGCCCTGAACACGGTGCTCTCGGTGACCTTCGCCGGCAACCGCGACGCGCCCGTGGCGGACGGCGTCCCGCTCTCCAACGCCTCGTTCATCTACAGCCGCCAGGACGACGGCTCCGGCTCCTACGCGCACACCGGCTACCGGGTGCTGCCGCACGAGAACGGGCACACCTTCGGGCTGCCCGACCTCTACACCCGCCAGGGCGGCGGCTCGGTCGGCCACTGGGACATCATGAGCGAGGACTGGGGCGCCAACAACGACCTGCTGGCCTGGCACAAGTGGAAGCTGGGCTGGCTCGACGACGACCAGGTCGAGTGCGCCTCCGCGTCCGGTACGAGCGAGCACCTCCTGACGCCGCTGGCCCGCACCGGCGGCAGCAAGCTCCTCTTCGTCCCGCTCGGCGGCACCGCGGGCCTCGCGGCCGAGGTCCGCACCCACGCGGGCAACGACGAGGCGGTCTGCCGGCCCGGCGTGCTCGTCTACCGCGTGGACGCGGACGTGGACACCGGCGAGGGCCCCGTCACGGTCTACGACGCCACCCGGCACAGCGGCGGCTGCGCCCGCAGCCCCAACGTGCACGCGGAACTCTCCGACGCGACCTTCACCCCGGGCAGGTCGTTCCGCGACCGCGCCTCCAGGGTCCGGATCAGCGTGCTCTCCGTCGACGGCGACGGGAACTACCTGGTCCGCGTCAGCCACCAGTGA
- a CDS encoding ketopantoate reductase family protein, whose translation MRILIAGAGAVGGMVGASLLEGGREVVFLVRPGRAEQLRDRGLRLAVGEDTRVLRPAAVTAGELDGSFDLVLIAVKAEVLPQVMEDLAPAIGPDTAIVPFLNGMAHMDALTGRFGTAVLGGTLRVAVQLGGDGTVVQLAPGVQIEVGELDGADTPRLGTVVGALDVPGVDVGGRGDIVNAMWVKWVFIAAIGAVTSLMRAPVGDVVAVPGGTDLAESVLAEISGVAGAAGHPVAEGDLAGIRGALTAPGSPMTSSLARDLVAGRPTEVESVLGDLCGRARDLGTGVPLTEAAAVALRVHNRRVAQGASAP comes from the coding sequence ATGAGGATCCTCATCGCGGGGGCAGGCGCCGTGGGCGGGATGGTCGGGGCGTCGCTCCTGGAGGGCGGGCGCGAGGTCGTCTTCCTCGTCAGGCCCGGCAGGGCGGAGCAGCTGAGGGACCGTGGGCTGCGGCTCGCCGTGGGCGAGGACACCCGCGTGCTGCGGCCCGCGGCGGTCACCGCCGGCGAGCTCGACGGGTCGTTCGACCTCGTGCTGATCGCCGTGAAGGCCGAGGTGCTGCCGCAGGTGATGGAGGACCTGGCGCCGGCGATCGGGCCGGACACGGCGATCGTGCCGTTCCTCAACGGTATGGCGCACATGGACGCGTTGACGGGCCGGTTCGGTACCGCGGTGCTGGGCGGCACCCTCCGGGTGGCGGTGCAGCTCGGCGGCGACGGCACGGTGGTGCAGCTCGCGCCGGGGGTGCAGATCGAGGTCGGCGAGCTGGACGGTGCGGACACCCCGCGGCTCGGCACGGTCGTGGGGGCGCTGGACGTGCCGGGCGTCGATGTCGGCGGCCGGGGCGACATCGTGAACGCGATGTGGGTGAAGTGGGTCTTCATCGCGGCGATCGGTGCGGTCACCTCGCTGATGCGGGCGCCCGTCGGGGACGTCGTGGCGGTGCCCGGCGGCACGGACCTCGCGGAATCGGTGCTCGCCGAGATCTCCGGGGTGGCCGGGGCGGCCGGCCACCCCGTCGCCGAGGGGGACCTCGCGGGGATCCGGGGCGCTCTGACGGCCCCCGGCTCGCCGATGACGTCGTCGCTCGCGCGGGATCTCGTCGCGGGGCGGCCTACGGAGGTCGAGAGCGTGCTGGGTGATCTCTGTGGTCGGGCGCGTGATCTGGGGACCGGGGTTCCGCTCACCGAGGCTGCGGCGGTTGCGCTGCGCGTGCACAACCGCCGCGTGGCTCAGGGCGCGTCAGCGCCCTGA
- a CDS encoding discoidin domain-containing protein, with protein sequence MTPPPPRRRRALRRALSAVTSLTLVAAGAAAVTVLSVAPAGAAGVPAPSPVGISGRGASVPFTEQEAEYAATNGTVVAPDRLYTHLASEASGRQAVTLDATGEYVEFTLTKPANAMDFRYSIPDSPDGTGRTASLDVRVGGNVLKSVPVTSKYGWYYGGYPFNNNPGSGNPHHFYDEARTMFGSTLAAGTKVRLQVSSTAQAPSFTVDLADFEQVASPIAQPSGSLNVVTDFGADPTGAADSTAKIQAAVTAGQQQGKAVYIPQGTFQVRDHIVVDHVTLAGAGPWYSVLTGRDPSNRAKAVGVYGKYANQGGSSNVTLKDFAIMGDIQERVDADQVNAIGGALSNSTVDDVWMQHTKVGAWMDGPMDRFTIKNSRILDQTADGVNFHMGVTNSTVTNTFVRNTGDDGLAMWAESVPNVNDSFTHNTVVAPVLANNIVTYGGKDITLSDNTMSDTVTNGGGLHIANRYPGVNSGQGTAVSGTITAARNTLIRTGNSDYNWQFGVGAMWFDGLNEALNATVNISDSDILDSSYEAIQTIEGGGKTLNFNNINIDGTGTFVLQFQAGGAGTFTNVTAKHVNGPSPIYSCQGNAFAITQGGGNSGWYTDTPYCGGWPAPVWTNGGVPSTGGGDDPGDPGDPGDPGDTGNLAQGHAVTAGHTEVYVPSNAVDGNASTYWESPNNAFPQSLTVDLGAAKAVGHLVLKLPPGAAWSTRTQTLSVLGSTDNGTYSTLKGSAGYTFNPSNGNSVTVPLSGTSVRYLRLTFTGNTGWPAAQLSELEAYTN encoded by the coding sequence GTGACCCCACCCCCACCCCGGAGACGCCGCGCGCTGCGTCGCGCGCTCTCCGCCGTCACCTCGCTGACCCTCGTCGCGGCGGGCGCCGCCGCGGTGACGGTCCTGTCCGTCGCCCCCGCGGGGGCCGCCGGCGTGCCAGCCCCCTCTCCCGTGGGCATATCGGGCCGCGGCGCGTCCGTGCCGTTCACGGAGCAGGAGGCCGAGTACGCCGCGACCAACGGCACCGTGGTCGCCCCCGACCGCCTCTACACCCACCTCGCCTCCGAGGCGTCGGGGCGGCAGGCGGTGACCCTGGACGCGACGGGCGAGTACGTCGAGTTCACGCTCACCAAGCCCGCCAACGCGATGGACTTCCGCTACTCCATACCGGACAGCCCGGACGGCACCGGCCGCACCGCGTCGCTGGACGTCCGGGTGGGCGGGAACGTCCTCAAGAGCGTCCCCGTGACGTCCAAGTACGGCTGGTACTACGGCGGCTACCCGTTCAACAACAACCCGGGCAGCGGCAACCCGCACCACTTCTACGACGAGGCGCGGACGATGTTCGGCAGCACCCTGGCGGCCGGCACCAAGGTCCGCCTCCAGGTGTCCTCCACCGCGCAGGCGCCGTCGTTCACCGTCGACCTGGCGGACTTCGAGCAGGTCGCCTCGCCGATCGCGCAGCCGTCCGGCTCGCTGAACGTGGTCACCGACTTCGGCGCCGACCCGACCGGTGCCGCCGACTCCACCGCCAAGATCCAGGCGGCGGTCACCGCGGGCCAGCAGCAGGGCAAGGCGGTCTACATCCCCCAGGGCACGTTCCAGGTCCGCGACCACATCGTCGTGGACCACGTGACGCTGGCCGGCGCGGGCCCCTGGTACAGCGTGCTGACCGGGCGCGACCCGTCCAACCGCGCGAAGGCCGTCGGCGTGTACGGCAAGTACGCGAACCAGGGCGGCAGCAGCAACGTCACCCTCAAGGACTTCGCCATCATGGGCGACATCCAGGAGCGGGTCGACGCCGACCAGGTGAACGCCATCGGAGGCGCGCTGTCGAACTCGACGGTGGACGACGTCTGGATGCAGCACACCAAGGTCGGGGCCTGGATGGACGGCCCGATGGACAGGTTCACCATCAAGAACAGCCGGATCCTCGACCAGACCGCGGACGGCGTCAACTTCCACATGGGCGTCACCAACTCCACCGTCACCAACACCTTCGTACGCAACACCGGTGACGACGGCCTGGCCATGTGGGCGGAGAGCGTCCCGAACGTGAACGACTCGTTCACGCACAACACGGTCGTCGCGCCGGTCCTGGCGAACAACATCGTCACGTACGGCGGCAAGGACATCACCCTCTCCGACAACACCATGTCGGACACCGTCACCAACGGCGGCGGCCTGCACATCGCCAACCGCTACCCGGGCGTCAACTCCGGTCAGGGGACGGCCGTCTCGGGCACCATCACGGCCGCGCGCAACACGCTGATCAGGACCGGGAACAGCGACTACAACTGGCAGTTCGGCGTGGGCGCGATGTGGTTCGACGGGCTCAACGAGGCCCTGAACGCCACCGTCAACATCAGCGACTCCGACATCCTCGACTCCTCCTACGAGGCGATCCAGACCATCGAGGGCGGCGGGAAGACGCTCAACTTCAACAACATCAACATCGACGGCACCGGTACCTTCGTCCTCCAGTTCCAGGCGGGCGGCGCCGGCACCTTCACCAACGTCACGGCCAAGCACGTGAACGGCCCCTCGCCGATCTACAGCTGCCAGGGCAACGCCTTCGCCATCACCCAGGGCGGCGGCAACTCCGGCTGGTACACCGACACGCCCTACTGCGGCGGCTGGCCCGCCCCGGTGTGGACGAACGGCGGGGTCCCCTCGACCGGCGGAGGCGACGACCCCGGCGACCCGGGTGACCCGGGCGACCCCGGTGACACCGGCAACCTCGCCCAGGGCCACGCGGTCACCGCGGGCCACACGGAGGTCTACGTGCCGTCCAACGCCGTGGACGGCAACGCGAGCACCTACTGGGAGAGCCCGAACAACGCCTTCCCGCAGTCCCTCACCGTCGACCTCGGCGCGGCCAAGGCCGTGGGCCACCTGGTCCTCAAGCTGCCGCCCGGCGCGGCCTGGAGCACCCGGACCCAGACGCTGAGCGTGCTGGGCAGCACGGACAACGGCACGTACAGCACCCTCAAGGGCTCCGCGGGCTACACCTTCAACCCGTCGAACGGCAACTCCGTCACCGTCCCGCTCTCCGGCACCTCGGTCCGCTACCTGCGGCTGACGTTCACCGGCAACACGGGGTGGCCGGCGGCCCAGCTCTCGGAGCTGGAGGCGTACACGAACTGA
- a CDS encoding peptidase inhibitor family I36 protein: protein MRRFRSIAVAALAFVAASGVVPTATAAPTITAPAAAAPASAADARAYNCNSGYFCIYSDYNGRGTRCRWTQEKKANTADDCSFIQKGKPVKSVWNGTGHRVQYYTQTNYHKRVGSTAAAKGGNLQGSYQIRSFKKQ, encoded by the coding sequence ATGCGCCGTTTCCGCTCGATCGCCGTCGCCGCGCTCGCCTTCGTCGCCGCCTCCGGCGTCGTCCCCACCGCGACCGCGGCCCCCACGATCACGGCCCCCGCGGCCGCGGCCCCCGCGAGCGCCGCCGACGCGAGGGCCTACAACTGCAACTCCGGATACTTCTGCATCTACAGCGACTACAACGGCCGTGGAACGCGCTGTCGCTGGACGCAGGAGAAGAAGGCGAACACCGCCGACGACTGCTCGTTCATCCAGAAGGGCAAGCCCGTCAAGTCGGTGTGGAACGGCACCGGCCACCGGGTGCAGTACTACACGCAGACCAACTACCACAAGCGGGTCGGCTCCACGGCCGCCGCCAAGGGCGGCAACCTCCAGGGCAGCTACCAGATCCGCTCGTTCAAGAAGCAGTAG
- a CDS encoding MFS transporter, with product MSETVLSKGRHVQQASTDNRRWRALFFIALAQLMVVLDATIVNIALPSAQHDLGISDANRQWVITAYALAFGGLLLFGGRIADLWGRKQAFVTGLAGFALASAVGGAAQNEVMMLGARALQGAFGALLAPAALSLLAVMFTDAKERAKAFGIYGAIAGGGGAVGLILGGFLTEYLNWRYTFFVNVPFAIVAALGAIMVIREPAGGRNRSPLDVPGVVLATLGLVSLVYGFTRAESDGWTDTTTLGLLVAAVVLLVAFAITEAKVKAPLLPLRVVTNRNRGGVYLSLGLAIIGMFGLFLFLTFYLQIVKGYSPVQTGFAFLPMIAGMIAGSTQIGARLMTRVAPRLLMGPGFLLAAIGMLLLTQMTVGSSYAGLLLPAMLLLGLGMGTAFMPAMSLATHGVQARDAGVASAMVNTSQQVGGAIGTALLNTIAASATTSYLAAHAAGATSRSARQLVQLQGMVHGYTSAIWVAVGILVAASVIAFTFVTTGRPGTGAPAASGSTEGGARSGEAGAGAPDDVHVPVIAH from the coding sequence ATGTCCGAAACCGTCCTCTCCAAAGGACGACACGTGCAGCAGGCGAGCACTGACAATCGCCGCTGGCGCGCACTCTTCTTCATCGCCCTGGCCCAGCTCATGGTCGTCCTCGACGCGACGATCGTGAACATCGCGCTGCCGTCCGCGCAGCACGACCTGGGCATATCCGACGCCAACCGGCAGTGGGTGATCACCGCCTACGCGCTCGCCTTCGGCGGCCTGCTGCTGTTCGGCGGGCGCATCGCCGACCTGTGGGGGCGCAAGCAGGCCTTCGTCACCGGCCTCGCCGGCTTCGCCCTGGCCTCGGCGGTGGGCGGTGCCGCGCAGAACGAGGTCATGATGCTCGGCGCCCGCGCGCTCCAGGGCGCGTTCGGCGCACTCCTCGCGCCGGCGGCGCTCTCCCTGCTCGCGGTGATGTTCACCGACGCCAAGGAGCGTGCCAAGGCGTTCGGCATCTACGGTGCGATCGCCGGTGGCGGTGGTGCCGTGGGCCTGATCCTCGGCGGCTTCCTCACCGAGTACCTGAACTGGCGCTACACCTTCTTCGTGAACGTCCCGTTCGCCATCGTGGCCGCCCTGGGCGCGATCATGGTGATCCGCGAGCCGGCGGGCGGGCGCAACCGCTCCCCGCTGGACGTCCCTGGCGTGGTGCTGGCCACCCTCGGCCTGGTGTCCCTGGTGTACGGCTTCACGCGCGCCGAGTCCGACGGCTGGACCGACACCACGACGCTCGGCCTGCTCGTCGCGGCGGTCGTGCTGCTCGTGGCGTTCGCCATCACCGAGGCGAAGGTCAAGGCGCCGCTGCTGCCGCTGCGCGTGGTCACCAACCGCAACCGCGGTGGTGTCTACCTCTCCCTGGGTCTTGCGATCATCGGGATGTTCGGCCTGTTCCTCTTCCTGACCTTCTACCTCCAGATCGTGAAGGGCTACTCGCCGGTCCAGACGGGCTTCGCCTTCCTGCCCATGATCGCGGGCATGATCGCGGGGTCCACGCAGATCGGTGCCCGGCTGATGACCCGCGTCGCACCGCGGCTGCTGATGGGTCCGGGCTTCCTGCTCGCCGCGATCGGCATGCTGCTGCTCACGCAGATGACCGTCGGCTCCTCGTACGCGGGGCTGCTGCTTCCGGCGATGCTGCTGCTCGGCCTGGGTATGGGTACGGCGTTCATGCCGGCCATGTCGCTGGCCACGCACGGTGTCCAGGCGCGGGACGCGGGTGTCGCCTCGGCGATGGTGAACACGTCCCAGCAGGTCGGCGGCGCGATCGGTACGGCGCTGCTGAACACGATCGCGGCGTCCGCGACCACGTCGTACCTCGCGGCGCACGCCGCGGGGGCGACCAGCCGGTCGGCTCGGCAGCTGGTCCAGCTGCAGGGGATGGTGCACGGGTACACCAGCGCGATCTGGGTGGCCGTCGGGATTCTGGTTGCCGCGTCGGTGATCGCGTTCACCTTCGTCACCACCGGGCGCCCGGGGACGGGGGCTCCGGCCGCGTCCGGCTCCACGGAGGGGGGTGCCCGGTCGGGGGAGGCCGGAGCCGGGGCACCGGACGACGTGCACGTACCGGTCATCGCCCACTGA
- a CDS encoding RraA family protein yields MNDSSGFSTVSPTTLADILGREQVMDIGVRPLWPTIPRVAGPAFTVRCPAGDNLMLHAAIHRAEPGSVIVVESGDLDYALAGGNVCAVAQRRGVAAFVLDGVIRDVAEAREMGFPVFARGVIPIPGTKSAVEPLNLPVRCGGVRVTPGDIVVADEEGIVAVPRARQKEVLRAARAKEAEEAEESLDAWETAHRGRIDAILGEFGFDY; encoded by the coding sequence ATGAACGACTCCAGCGGGTTCTCGACCGTCTCCCCGACCACCCTCGCCGACATCCTGGGACGCGAGCAGGTCATGGACATCGGCGTGCGTCCCCTGTGGCCCACGATCCCGCGCGTGGCAGGGCCCGCGTTCACCGTGCGGTGCCCCGCCGGCGACAACCTCATGCTGCACGCCGCCATCCACCGCGCGGAGCCGGGCTCGGTCATCGTCGTCGAGTCGGGCGACCTGGACTACGCGCTCGCCGGAGGCAACGTGTGCGCGGTCGCCCAGCGGCGGGGCGTCGCCGCCTTCGTACTCGACGGGGTGATCCGCGACGTCGCCGAGGCGCGCGAGATGGGCTTCCCGGTCTTCGCCCGGGGCGTGATCCCGATCCCCGGCACCAAGTCGGCGGTCGAGCCGCTGAACCTCCCGGTGCGGTGCGGCGGTGTGCGGGTGACGCCCGGCGACATCGTGGTGGCCGACGAGGAGGGCATCGTGGCCGTTCCCCGCGCCCGGCAGAAGGAAGTGCTCCGTGCGGCACGGGCGAAGGAGGCCGAGGAGGCCGAGGAGTCCCTCGACGCCTGGGAGACGGCGCACCGGGGCCGCATCGACGCGATCCTCGGCGAGTTCGGCTTCGACTACTGA
- a CDS encoding TetR/AcrR family transcriptional regulator: protein MRADAARNRERIINAAREMFVEYGTEVPLDEVARRAGVGNATVYRHFADRIELVRQVVVALLDRVTDRAERAVAAADTAGGDPFAELRRFVHAAADERIGALCTLIDPGFDKSHPDLTASRLRLEAVVGTLMERARTAGQLRADIGVGDLMVALSQLTRPLPGTACSGIDRFAHRHLQLFMDGLMAPARSELAGTAATLEDLRKHA, encoded by the coding sequence ATGCGCGCCGATGCCGCGCGCAACCGTGAGCGGATCATCAACGCCGCCCGCGAGATGTTCGTCGAGTACGGCACGGAGGTGCCGCTCGACGAGGTCGCCCGCCGGGCCGGCGTCGGCAACGCCACGGTCTACCGCCACTTCGCGGACCGCATCGAGCTGGTGCGGCAGGTCGTCGTCGCGCTGCTGGACCGCGTCACGGACCGTGCCGAGCGGGCCGTCGCCGCGGCGGACACCGCGGGCGGCGATCCCTTCGCCGAGCTGCGGCGGTTCGTGCACGCCGCGGCGGACGAGCGGATCGGCGCGCTCTGCACGCTGATCGACCCCGGATTCGACAAGAGCCACCCGGACCTCACCGCGTCCCGGCTCCGCCTCGAAGCCGTGGTCGGCACCCTCATGGAGCGGGCCCGCACTGCCGGTCAGCTGCGCGCCGACATCGGCGTCGGAGACCTGATGGTGGCCCTCTCCCAGCTCACCAGACCGCTGCCCGGCACCGCGTGTTCGGGCATCGACCGATTCGCACACCGCCATCTCCAGCTCTTCATGGACGGCCTGATGGCGCCCGCCCGGTCCGAACTCGCCGGGACGGCCGCCACCCTGGAGGACCTGCGAAAACATGCCTGA
- a CDS encoding MarR family winged helix-turn-helix transcriptional regulator, whose product MTTAPAPRPVPGQQADGPRRPASGQGTADGEREPRWLDEEQQRVWQSFMNAAMLLDDHLDRQLQRDAGMPHLYYGLLVRLSEAPRRRLRMTELARRVKITRSRLSHAVARLEDHGWVRREDCPSDKRGQLAVLTDEGRAVLESAAPGHVEAVRHALFDRLTREQQRALGEIMQTVAEGLEPSYGADLPWLR is encoded by the coding sequence ATGACTACGGCTCCCGCACCACGCCCCGTACCGGGGCAGCAGGCCGACGGACCGCGGCGCCCCGCCTCCGGGCAGGGCACCGCGGACGGCGAGCGGGAGCCGCGCTGGCTCGACGAGGAGCAGCAGCGCGTCTGGCAGTCCTTCATGAACGCCGCCATGCTGCTCGACGACCACCTGGACCGCCAGCTCCAGCGTGACGCGGGCATGCCGCACCTCTACTACGGCCTGCTGGTACGGCTCTCCGAGGCGCCCCGGCGGCGGCTGCGGATGACGGAGCTGGCACGCCGGGTCAAGATCACCCGCTCCCGGCTCTCGCACGCCGTCGCGCGCCTGGAGGACCACGGCTGGGTGCGGCGGGAGGACTGCCCCTCGGACAAGCGCGGCCAGCTCGCCGTCCTCACGGACGAGGGCCGCGCGGTCCTGGAGAGCGCGGCGCCCGGCCATGTGGAGGCCGTACGGCACGCACTCTTCGATCGGCTCACCCGCGAGCAGCAGCGGGCGCTCGGGGAGATCATGCAGACGGTGGCGGAGGGGCTTGAGCCGTCGTATGGGGCGGATCTGCCTTGGCTCCGCTGA